A single region of the Gemmatimonadota bacterium genome encodes:
- the nadC gene encoding carboxylating nicotinate-nucleotide diphosphorylase, with the protein MEQAAAPTAPDSDGWYPEVPRVPARVLDRVIEAALDEDLAWGDATTEALVPPDARARADIAARAPGVASGVPVAARVFKTVDPDLDVRPLVTDGERVVPGLPLLRVEGRARSILMAERVALNFLQRLSGVATLTSRFVEAVEGTDARIVDTRKTTPGLRSLEKYAVRCGGGANHRLHLGDAVLVKDNHRAVLAASGRSLSESVARLKKGLPPTMTVEVEVDTLEELEDVLQGDPDAVLLDNMSPNELRVAVLTVRGRAITEASGGVTLETVRTIAESGVDLISVGALTHSAPALDVALDWIRTDVPEPVKEAVPEPVRS; encoded by the coding sequence GTGGAGCAGGCTGCCGCCCCCACAGCGCCAGATAGCGACGGCTGGTACCCAGAGGTCCCGCGGGTACCGGCGCGCGTGCTGGATCGAGTGATCGAGGCCGCCCTGGACGAGGATCTCGCCTGGGGCGACGCCACGACCGAGGCCCTCGTGCCGCCCGACGCGCGCGCCCGCGCCGACATAGCCGCGCGGGCACCGGGGGTGGCGTCGGGTGTGCCCGTCGCCGCCAGGGTCTTCAAGACCGTCGACCCGGACCTCGACGTGCGGCCGCTGGTCACCGACGGCGAGCGCGTCGTCCCCGGACTGCCCCTACTGCGGGTCGAGGGCCGGGCCCGGTCCATCCTCATGGCGGAGCGCGTCGCGCTGAACTTCCTGCAGCGCCTGAGCGGCGTTGCGACGCTCACGAGCAGGTTCGTGGAGGCGGTCGAGGGAACCGACGCGCGCATCGTCGACACTCGCAAGACGACGCCCGGCCTGCGCTCACTGGAGAAGTACGCGGTGCGCTGCGGCGGCGGCGCGAACCATCGTCTGCATCTCGGCGACGCGGTTCTCGTCAAGGACAATCACCGCGCGGTCCTCGCGGCCAGCGGACGCAGCCTCTCGGAGTCGGTAGCTCGACTGAAGAAAGGGCTGCCGCCCACGATGACCGTCGAGGTCGAGGTAGACACTCTGGAGGAGCTCGAGGACGTGCTCCAGGGGGATCCCGATGCGGTCCTCCTGGACAACATGAGCCCCAACGAGCTCAGGGTCGCGGTCCTGACGGTGCGCGGACGGGCGATCACGGAGGCATCCGGTGGGGTCACGCTGGAAACGGTGCGTACCATCGCCGAGTCGGGCGTCGACCTGATCTCGGTCGGGGCGCTCACGCACTCCGCTCCGGCGCTGGACGTGGCGCTCGACTGGATCCGCACCGACGTTCCCGAGCCCGTCAAGGAGGCGGTGCCGGAGCCCGTACGGAGCTAG
- a CDS encoding tail fiber domain-containing protein, which translates to MDAASIQASAVTDAKLASAPATAASANSLAKRDGSGGLTATTVTAADFASSSSNLYLANAGAAESNTIRIGTGHTRAFVAGVSGVAPAGGTAPVLVDTNGQLGTIPSTAATKRDIRTIDAELDRLALLRPVSFRYRADPAGEMQFGLVAEEVEEVFPELALYGGDGRLTSVRYHLLAPLVLAQAQRNRIRAAELEADLAASLERVAALEARLATMEAATADPHADGERR; encoded by the coding sequence GTGGACGCGGCCTCGATTCAGGCGAGCGCGGTAACGGATGCCAAACTCGCGAGTGCTCCTGCGACCGCTGCCAGCGCCAATTCCCTCGCGAAGCGAGACGGCTCCGGCGGGCTCACCGCGACCACGGTCACCGCGGCGGACTTCGCGAGCAGCAGCAGCAACCTCTATCTGGCCAACGCCGGAGCAGCCGAGTCGAACACGATTCGTATCGGCACGGGCCACACGCGGGCGTTCGTGGCGGGAGTGAGCGGCGTCGCCCCCGCGGGCGGCACAGCGCCCGTGTTGGTCGACACCAACGGCCAGCTCGGCACTATCCCTTCCACCGCCGCCACGAAGCGTGACATTCGGACCATCGACGCAGAGCTGGACAGGCTCGCGCTGTTGCGCCCGGTCAGCTTCCGCTACCGCGCCGACCCGGCGGGTGAGATGCAGTTCGGGCTGGTCGCCGAGGAGGTCGAGGAGGTGTTCCCGGAGCTTGCGCTTTACGGCGGCGACGGCCGGCTAACCTCGGTGCGCTACCACCTGCTCGCGCCGCTCGTGCTGGCGCAGGCACAGAGGAACCGGATTCGGGCCGCTGAGCTGGAGGCGGACCTGGCGGCGTCGCTGGAGCGCGTGGCGGCGCTGGAGGCGCGGCTGGCGACTATGGAGGCCGCTACCGCCGATCCCCATGCGGACGGCGAGCGCCGGTGA
- a CDS encoding pseudouridine-5'-phosphate glycosidase: MPPANDRAPAAPKPLVALETTVIAHGLPRPWNVEQALRLEAAVREEGAEPRTIGIIGGEVVVGLDEAQIRRLGANDEVRKVSTRDLPVVAARGMDGATTVAATIRLAHGAGIEVFSTGGIGGVHRALGGAASTDVSADLEELARIPMVVVCSGAKAVLDLEATRETLETRGVTVAGYGTDSFPAFFSQDSGLPVDIRCDSPEEVAELVAAHRRMSLPAALLVAVPVPDSVAIPRAEIEPLVERAVREAEDEGLRSAQLTPFLLSRVAELTEERSLRANLALLERNARVAARIARAVQAWRLAEAAAS, encoded by the coding sequence ATGCCGCCCGCAAACGACCGGGCTCCGGCCGCGCCGAAGCCGTTGGTCGCGCTGGAAACGACGGTCATCGCGCACGGCCTACCCCGACCCTGGAACGTGGAGCAGGCGCTGCGGCTGGAAGCGGCGGTGCGCGAGGAGGGCGCCGAGCCGCGCACGATCGGCATCATCGGCGGCGAGGTGGTCGTGGGTCTGGACGAGGCGCAGATCCGGCGGCTGGGCGCCAACGATGAGGTTCGCAAGGTCAGCACCCGGGACCTGCCGGTTGTGGCGGCGCGCGGCATGGACGGCGCGACCACCGTCGCGGCGACGATCCGGCTGGCGCACGGCGCCGGCATCGAAGTGTTCTCCACCGGCGGGATCGGCGGCGTCCACCGCGCTCTGGGAGGCGCCGCAAGCACAGACGTCAGCGCGGATCTGGAAGAGCTTGCCCGCATCCCCATGGTGGTCGTGTGCTCCGGCGCCAAAGCGGTCCTAGACCTCGAAGCGACCCGGGAAACGCTGGAGACCCGAGGCGTCACGGTGGCCGGCTACGGCACAGACTCCTTCCCGGCCTTCTTCAGCCAGGACAGCGGACTGCCCGTCGACATACGCTGCGACTCGCCCGAAGAGGTGGCCGAGCTGGTGGCCGCGCACCGCCGCATGAGCTTGCCGGCTGCGCTGCTGGTCGCGGTTCCCGTTCCGGATTCCGTGGCCATCCCGCGCGCAGAAATCGAGCCCCTGGTGGAGCGGGCCGTCCGTGAAGCGGAGGACGAGGGCCTGCGCTCGGCGCAACTCACGCCCTTCCTGCTGTCGCGCGTAGCGGAGTTGACCGAGGAGCGCAGCCTGCGAGCCAACCTGGCGCTGCTGGAGCGCAACGCGCGCGTGGCGGCGCGCATCGCGCGGGCCGTGCAGGCGTGGCGGCTGGCCGAAGCGGCGGCGAGCTGA
- a CDS encoding cytochrome c, which yields MRVLSVVFLTLLALLGAAVAVATSGAYNVAATQTEGAVTEWALETVAHRSIARHARDIGAMPELDSAALVGGLDHFHGMCVDCHGAPGFDRTEAGQGLNPPAPDLDEVVAEGEWSDAELFWIVKNGIKMTGMPAFGPTHGDEDLWAIVAIMKELPDLSEEAYAERVEALSAPAPAEGGEAPAEEEGHTHADGRQHVR from the coding sequence ATGCGTGTACTGTCCGTCGTTTTTCTCACCCTTCTCGCCCTTCTCGGGGCGGCCGTCGCGGTCGCGACATCCGGCGCCTACAACGTGGCCGCCACGCAGACCGAGGGGGCCGTGACCGAATGGGCCCTGGAGACCGTGGCGCACCGATCCATCGCCCGCCACGCCCGCGACATCGGAGCGATGCCCGAGCTGGACTCGGCCGCGCTCGTCGGCGGATTGGACCACTTTCACGGCATGTGCGTCGACTGCCACGGCGCGCCCGGCTTCGATCGGACCGAGGCCGGTCAGGGCCTGAACCCGCCCGCGCCGGATCTGGACGAGGTGGTGGCAGAGGGCGAGTGGTCCGACGCGGAGCTGTTCTGGATCGTCAAGAACGGCATCAAGATGACCGGCATGCCTGCGTTCGGGCCCACCCACGGCGACGAGGACCTGTGGGCGATCGTGGCGATCATGAAGGAGTTGCCGGACCTATCCGAGGAGGCCTACGCGGAGCGCGTCGAAGCGCTGTCGGCTCCGGCCCCCGCCGAGGGCGGCGAGGCCCCCGCGGAGGAAGAAGGCCACACGCACGCCGACGGACGGCAGCACGTGCGTTGA
- the nadA gene encoding quinolinate synthase NadA yields MAVSATSIDQLHARLSERLAGVMPEVEIAYKAQLAWEVNRLKQERGAVILGHNYMEPALYHSVCDFVGDSLELARKAAETESDPIVFCGVRFMAETAKILNPSRTVLLPTDRGGCSLASSITAEDVRRLKARYPGVPVVTYVNTYADVKAECDVCCTSSNAVRVVEALPGDDVILIPDEYLTRNVAREVSKRVILPTGEGIEDQIRERMRSAGAEAQAGIRRADSAIDATTPFGPEAGSPATNGGSRELRVIGWPGRCEVHEQFTVQDIEMVRRQFPDVFVLAHPECSPEVVDASDFSGSTSAMIRAVRDSEAPRYLLMTECSMADNIVAAAPEKEMVRLCSVRCPHMNEITLEQVLAALRENQYVIDVEPDVARRARGSIERMLEIG; encoded by the coding sequence ATGGCCGTATCTGCTACATCGATCGACCAGTTGCACGCCAGGCTCAGCGAGCGTCTCGCGGGCGTCATGCCCGAGGTCGAGATCGCCTACAAGGCCCAGCTGGCTTGGGAGGTGAATCGCCTCAAGCAGGAGCGGGGCGCGGTCATACTCGGGCACAACTACATGGAGCCCGCGCTGTACCACTCGGTGTGCGACTTCGTTGGCGACTCCCTGGAGCTGGCCAGAAAGGCCGCCGAGACGGAGTCCGATCCCATCGTCTTCTGCGGCGTGCGCTTCATGGCGGAGACGGCCAAGATCCTGAATCCCTCGCGCACGGTTCTGCTGCCCACCGACCGAGGCGGGTGTTCGCTCGCGTCGTCCATCACCGCCGAGGACGTACGCCGGCTGAAGGCGCGCTACCCCGGGGTACCCGTCGTCACCTACGTCAACACCTACGCGGACGTGAAGGCCGAGTGCGACGTGTGCTGCACGTCCTCCAACGCCGTGCGGGTCGTGGAGGCGTTGCCGGGCGACGACGTCATCCTGATTCCGGACGAGTACCTCACGCGCAACGTGGCCCGGGAGGTCAGCAAGCGCGTGATCCTGCCGACGGGCGAAGGCATCGAGGACCAGATTCGAGAGCGCATGCGGAGCGCTGGCGCTGAGGCCCAGGCTGGAATCCGGCGGGCGGACAGCGCGATCGACGCGACCACCCCGTTCGGACCCGAGGCCGGATCGCCGGCCACCAACGGAGGGTCGCGCGAGCTGCGCGTCATCGGCTGGCCCGGGCGCTGCGAGGTGCACGAGCAGTTCACGGTGCAGGACATCGAGATGGTGCGGCGCCAGTTCCCCGACGTGTTCGTGCTCGCGCACCCCGAGTGCAGCCCGGAGGTTGTGGACGCGTCCGACTTCTCCGGCAGCACGTCGGCCATGATCCGCGCCGTGCGCGACTCGGAGGCGCCCCGCTACCTCCTCATGACCGAGTGCTCCATGGCCGACAACATCGTGGCTGCCGCGCCGGAAAAGGAGATGGTCAGACTGTGCTCGGTGCGCTGCCCGCACATGAACGAGATCACGCTGGAGCAGGTGCTGGCCGCGCTGCGCGAAAACCAGTACGTGATCGACGTCGAGCCGGATGTGGCGCGCCGGGCGCGCGGCTCGATCGAGCGGATGCTCGAGATCGGCTGA
- a CDS encoding MFS transporter yields MAAGRSGGELNAIGATDFAGARSAEPAGRWGVLVLLAAAELAGMSLWFTASAVAPQLRELWSLSAGQEVWLTNAVQLGFVVGTAAAAALNLADIVRARALFAASALAAALVNGLILIAPGFAVGVGLRFLTGVFLAGVYPPAMKMAATWFRSGRGLAIGTIVGALTVGKATPYLLQGMEGVGLGGVIGSASAGAAAAGALVLLAYRDGPFPFASRPFHWGLVGSVLRHRPTRLAIYGYLGHMWELYAMWALVTLYFKDVLAAAGPGGSALRAGIIGFAVIAAGGPGSVIAGRLADRFGRERVASWAMVVSGACALSIGWLMSAPLAALVALGLLWGAAVVADSAQFSALVTEVAPSHAVGTALTLQTSLGFALTIGSIWLASDLSTRVGWGAAFSVLAVGPALGIMAMARLTAARSLP; encoded by the coding sequence GTGGCGGCTGGCCGAAGCGGCGGCGAGCTGAACGCGATAGGCGCTACCGACTTCGCGGGCGCGCGGAGCGCCGAGCCGGCCGGCCGTTGGGGCGTCCTCGTCCTGCTTGCCGCGGCGGAGCTCGCGGGCATGTCGCTCTGGTTCACGGCGAGCGCGGTGGCGCCCCAGCTGCGCGAGCTGTGGAGCCTGAGCGCGGGCCAGGAGGTTTGGCTCACGAACGCGGTGCAACTCGGCTTCGTCGTCGGGACCGCGGCTGCGGCGGCCCTGAACCTCGCCGACATCGTGCGGGCGCGAGCGCTCTTCGCGGCGTCGGCGCTGGCGGCCGCGCTGGTCAACGGGCTGATCCTGATCGCCCCTGGTTTCGCCGTAGGCGTCGGGCTCCGCTTCCTGACGGGCGTCTTTCTGGCCGGCGTCTACCCGCCGGCGATGAAGATGGCGGCGACCTGGTTCCGGTCGGGTCGCGGCTTGGCCATCGGCACCATCGTCGGCGCGCTCACGGTCGGGAAGGCCACTCCGTATCTGCTGCAGGGGATGGAGGGCGTGGGGCTGGGCGGAGTAATCGGCTCGGCCTCGGCGGGGGCCGCGGCCGCCGGGGCGCTCGTCCTGCTGGCCTATCGGGACGGGCCCTTTCCGTTCGCCTCGCGGCCCTTCCACTGGGGACTCGTCGGCTCCGTTCTCCGCCACAGACCCACCCGCTTGGCCATCTACGGTTATCTGGGGCACATGTGGGAGCTGTACGCCATGTGGGCGCTGGTCACCCTCTACTTCAAGGATGTGCTGGCCGCGGCGGGCCCGGGGGGTTCAGCGCTGAGAGCCGGGATCATCGGTTTCGCGGTGATCGCCGCCGGTGGGCCGGGCTCGGTGATCGCCGGCCGGTTGGCAGACCGGTTCGGGCGGGAGCGGGTCGCGTCGTGGGCGATGGTGGTGAGCGGCGCGTGCGCGCTGTCGATCGGGTGGCTGATGAGCGCGCCGCTGGCGGCGCTGGTGGCGCTCGGCCTCCTGTGGGGCGCGGCGGTGGTCGCGGATTCGGCTCAGTTCAGCGCGCTCGTGACGGAGGTGGCACCCTCGCACGCCGTCGGCACCGCGCTCACGCTGCAGACCTCGCTCGGCTTCGCGCTGACCATCGGCTCCATCTGGCTGGCGTCGGATCTGTCGACGCGGGTGGGCTGGGGTGCCGCCTTCAGCGTGCTCGCGGTGGGCCCCGCGCTCGGCATCATGGCCATGGCCCGCCTTACCGCGGCGCGCTCGCTCCCCTAG